A stretch of Desulfobacter hydrogenophilus DNA encodes these proteins:
- the glnA gene encoding type I glutamate--ammonia ligase: protein MTPQEVLAMAKENDVKVVDIRYMDFIGTWQHFSVPVCELTEASFEDGFGFDGSSMRAWQKIDNSDMNVVPEAGTAKIDPFFKVPTLVLIGNIHDPITGEGYSRDPRGIAKRTEAYIKSTGIGDTIFVGPEPEFFIFSNIRYSSDPHASFFEIDSPEAYWNTGDGSEPNLGYKIKPKHGYFPLPPTDNYQDMRTEMMLTLQDLGIDMECQHHEVATAGQSEIDLRFDSLLKMGDKLAWFKYVLRNVAAKYGHCVTFMPKPLYGDNGTGMHTHMSFWKDGDPTFAGNKYAGMSDSALWAIGGIMKHCKALCAITNPTTNSYKRLVPGFEAPIKLAYSSRNRSAAIRLPMYSGSPKAKRLEFRTPDPSANGYMAFSAIAMAMLDGIQNKIDPGDPMDKNIYDLPAEELAAIPSAPGTLEEALDALKTDNDFLLKGDVFTKDVIDYWIDYKMENEVKPVISRPHPHEFYLYFDI, encoded by the coding sequence ATGACACCACAAGAAGTATTGGCAATGGCTAAAGAGAATGACGTTAAAGTCGTTGATATCCGCTACATGGACTTCATCGGTACCTGGCAGCACTTTAGTGTGCCTGTATGCGAACTGACAGAAGCGTCCTTTGAAGACGGGTTCGGATTTGACGGTTCTTCCATGAGAGCATGGCAGAAGATTGATAACTCCGATATGAACGTAGTTCCTGAAGCAGGTACGGCAAAAATTGATCCGTTTTTCAAAGTACCGACTTTGGTTCTTATTGGTAACATCCATGACCCCATCACCGGCGAAGGTTACTCCAGGGATCCCCGCGGTATTGCCAAAAGAACTGAAGCCTATATCAAAAGCACCGGCATCGGCGACACAATTTTTGTAGGTCCCGAGCCCGAGTTTTTTATTTTCTCCAATATCCGTTACTCTTCAGATCCCCATGCTTCCTTTTTTGAAATTGATTCTCCGGAAGCATACTGGAACACCGGTGACGGTTCCGAACCCAACCTGGGATACAAAATTAAACCCAAACACGGTTATTTCCCCCTGCCTCCCACAGACAACTATCAGGACATGAGAACTGAGATGATGCTGACCCTGCAGGATCTGGGTATTGACATGGAATGCCAGCATCACGAAGTCGCTACCGCCGGACAGTCTGAGATTGATCTTCGGTTTGATTCCCTGCTGAAAATGGGTGACAAGCTTGCCTGGTTCAAATATGTATTGAGAAATGTGGCTGCAAAATACGGACATTGCGTTACCTTTATGCCCAAGCCCCTCTATGGCGACAATGGTACCGGCATGCACACCCACATGAGTTTCTGGAAAGATGGCGATCCCACATTTGCCGGCAACAAATATGCCGGTATGTCCGACAGTGCCCTGTGGGCCATCGGCGGCATCATGAAACACTGCAAAGCCCTGTGCGCCATCACCAACCCCACCACCAACTCCTACAAACGTCTGGTGCCCGGTTTTGAAGCGCCCATTAAACTTGCTTACTCCAGCCGGAACCGTTCTGCTGCCATCCGTCTGCCCATGTACTCCGGATCTCCCAAGGCAAAACGTCTTGAATTCCGTACACCTGATCCTAGCGCCAACGGTTATATGGCCTTCTCCGCCATTGCCATGGCCATGCTTGACGGTATCCAGAACAAAATTGATCCGGGCGATCCCATGGATAAAAACATCTATGATCTGCCGGCTGAAGAACTGGCTGCTATTCCGTCCGCACCGGGCACCCTTGAAGAAGCCCTGGACGCACTTAAAACGGATAATGACTTCCTGCTCAAAGGTGATGTTTTCACCAAGGACGTTATTGACTACTGGATTGACTACAAAATGGAAAACGAAGTTAAACCGGTTATCAGCCGTCCGCATCCCCATGAGTTCTATCTGTACTTTGATATTTAA
- a CDS encoding P-II family nitrogen regulator translates to MKKIEAIIKPFKLDDVKEALSEIGIYGMTVTEVNGYGRQKGHKEIYRGAEYVVDFVPKIKLEIVVTDDRLDETVETIRSATNSGKIGDGKIFVLPVEGAVRVRTGESGDDAI, encoded by the coding sequence ATGAAAAAAATTGAGGCAATTATTAAACCCTTTAAGCTGGATGATGTCAAAGAGGCTTTGAGTGAAATCGGCATCTACGGCATGACCGTTACAGAAGTTAATGGATATGGCCGGCAGAAGGGGCACAAGGAGATCTACCGCGGTGCGGAATATGTTGTAGATTTTGTTCCGAAAATAAAACTTGAGATTGTTGTGACCGACGACCGACTTGACGAAACCGTGGAAACTATCCGGTCTGCAACAAATAGCGGTAAAATTGGTGACGGTAAGATTTTTGTGCTGCCGGTTGAAGGGGCTGTCCGGGTCAGAACCGGTGAAAGCGGAGATGATGCAATTTAA
- the glnD gene encoding [protein-PII] uridylyltransferase, which produces MDSPEAQLLIEQKQELIDRYLQGQEPNFLEKMTTRLDEYFYRVFEKSIAARKMVISGSPFAIIALGGYGRKEQCIHSDVDLLILFDKTIPPDVEAFVQELLYPLWDARFEVGYAVRSVNECIKMSFERFDILTTVLDARFICGASLIYSSFMEKFRQQLAAKHLKPTLNYLYENGEKRLQDFGDSSYLVSPDVKSGFGGLRDYHTLLWYAKIKSNIKTRRDLEYYGFLSHFEYENLEDALTYIWDVRNRLHHISNRKNDTLHFEHQAEVAGLMDYADTSGSAQVEVFLGELHEKMDFLKQIYQITFEDIVSTCRVKKDSVNPRPTKTDGLVVKKRRLCFANTVTIIQHPDLLLRIFLESGQTRIPLSIEARRIASEFRHLVDDEVRTDPACVKIFKRILGMSMWKFNVLNVMLTTGILAQFIPEFSPLVHKIQYNQYHLFPVDKHSIRCVQILNGFKDPGDTMMRTLYNSVFKEIRNKNVLLVAGLLHDIGKADPAKEHSRRGARIAGPVVDRLGFSPVEKEDILFLIENHLFLAKTATRRDIYDEETAVYTAHKIGKIRLLRMLFLITVADSKATGPKAWNDWTENLIKDLFFKTMSIIKTGELASKKTQRLIDKKKKDVLALLRESWREEEVTRQLSAMSRRYLLYVPPQNIVDHINLFRNLGDQEYIWQITKESESDMRIVSICGKDKPGFYSKLAGVFFQNNIDIVGSQAYFLGDSHFLDIFNVRPPQDRLFEKEKWEKAGQDLSMALEDDHYLDNVLEKIPTEVIISSGSRPEDNQVRIDNETSSFFTIIEVLTYDFPGLLFAITNTLYRSGINVNVAMVATKVDQVIDVFYVREIEGDQKIESKEKLNQIKTAIINRLPQIQSKEVMNEKN; this is translated from the coding sequence ATGGATAGTCCTGAAGCCCAATTATTAATTGAACAGAAACAAGAGCTGATAGATCGGTACCTCCAGGGGCAAGAACCGAATTTCCTGGAAAAGATGACTACCCGTCTTGATGAATACTTTTATCGAGTGTTTGAGAAGAGCATTGCCGCTAGGAAAATGGTTATCTCGGGCAGTCCTTTTGCCATCATTGCCCTGGGGGGATACGGAAGGAAAGAGCAGTGTATTCATTCTGATGTTGATTTGCTCATCCTTTTTGATAAAACCATTCCGCCGGATGTGGAAGCCTTTGTCCAGGAGCTTTTATATCCCTTATGGGACGCCAGGTTTGAAGTCGGGTATGCCGTCCGGAGCGTTAACGAATGTATTAAAATGTCCTTTGAGCGTTTTGATATTCTGACCACGGTGCTTGATGCCCGGTTTATCTGTGGTGCCTCCCTGATCTATTCTTCATTCATGGAAAAATTCCGGCAGCAACTGGCCGCAAAACACTTGAAGCCGACGCTTAATTATTTGTACGAAAACGGAGAAAAGCGCCTGCAGGATTTCGGGGACTCTTCCTATCTGGTCTCTCCTGATGTGAAATCAGGATTTGGTGGGCTTCGGGATTACCATACCCTGCTGTGGTATGCTAAAATTAAGTCCAATATCAAGACCCGTCGGGATCTGGAGTATTATGGGTTTTTGTCTCATTTTGAATACGAGAACCTGGAAGATGCTTTAACCTATATCTGGGATGTGCGCAATCGTTTGCATCATATCAGCAACCGTAAGAACGATACCCTGCATTTTGAACACCAGGCTGAAGTGGCCGGTTTGATGGATTATGCGGATACCTCGGGCTCCGCCCAGGTGGAGGTTTTCCTCGGTGAACTGCATGAAAAGATGGATTTTTTAAAGCAGATTTATCAGATCACATTTGAAGATATCGTATCCACCTGCCGGGTTAAAAAAGACAGTGTTAATCCGCGGCCCACCAAAACGGATGGTCTGGTGGTAAAAAAACGTCGGCTTTGTTTTGCCAATACCGTTACAATTATCCAGCACCCGGATTTATTGCTTCGCATTTTTCTTGAAAGTGGTCAGACCCGGATCCCCCTGTCCATTGAGGCCAGGCGGATCGCATCGGAATTCCGTCACCTTGTGGATGATGAGGTTCGTACGGATCCCGCATGTGTCAAGATTTTCAAACGGATTCTGGGGATGTCCATGTGGAAATTCAACGTGCTTAATGTCATGCTTACCACCGGCATTCTGGCGCAGTTTATTCCTGAATTTTCGCCGTTAGTACATAAAATTCAGTACAATCAGTACCACCTGTTCCCCGTGGACAAGCATTCCATTCGCTGCGTACAGATCCTTAACGGCTTCAAGGATCCCGGCGACACGATGATGAGAACCCTCTACAACTCCGTGTTCAAGGAGATAAGGAATAAAAATGTTTTACTCGTGGCAGGCCTTCTCCATGACATCGGTAAAGCCGACCCTGCCAAGGAGCATTCCCGCAGAGGTGCCAGAATAGCCGGACCTGTTGTTGATCGTCTCGGATTCAGCCCTGTGGAAAAAGAAGATATTCTTTTCCTTATTGAAAATCATTTATTTTTGGCAAAAACCGCCACCCGCCGGGATATTTATGATGAAGAAACAGCCGTTTACACAGCGCATAAGATAGGGAAAATCCGGTTATTGCGCATGCTTTTTTTGATCACAGTGGCAGATTCCAAGGCCACCGGACCCAAAGCCTGGAACGACTGGACGGAAAATTTGATTAAAGACTTGTTTTTTAAGACCATGAGTATCATCAAAACAGGGGAACTTGCGTCCAAGAAAACCCAGCGTCTTATTGACAAAAAGAAAAAAGACGTCCTGGCTCTGTTGCGGGAAAGCTGGCGGGAAGAAGAGGTTACCCGGCAATTGTCCGCCATGTCCCGGCGCTACCTGCTTTATGTGCCGCCCCAGAACATCGTGGATCATATTAATTTATTCAGAAACCTGGGAGACCAAGAGTATATCTGGCAAATCACAAAGGAAAGTGAGTCAGATATGAGGATCGTTTCCATCTGCGGCAAGGATAAGCCCGGGTTTTATTCCAAACTTGCCGGGGTTTTTTTCCAGAATAATATTGATATTGTCGGCTCCCAGGCCTATTTTTTGGGTGACAGTCATTTTCTGGATATCTTTAATGTCCGTCCTCCCCAGGATCGCCTTTTTGAAAAGGAAAAATGGGAAAAGGCCGGACAGGATTTAAGCATGGCCCTTGAAGATGATCACTACCTGGATAATGTACTTGAGAAAATTCCCACTGAAGTGATCATATCCAGCGGCAGCAGGCCCGAAGACAACCAGGTCCGCATAGACAATGAAACATCCAGTTTTTTTACAATTATTGAAGTGTTAACCTATGATTTTCCAGGGCTCTTGTTTGCCATTACCAATACCTTATACCGGTCCGGCATCAACGTCAATGTTGCTATGGTCGCCACCAAGGTGGATCAGGTGATTGACGTTTTTTACGTTCGGGAGATTGAAGGAGACCAGAAAATAGAATCAAAAGAAAAATTAAATCAGATAAAAACCGCTATTATTAACCGTCTTCCACAGATACAGTCAAAGGAGGTCATGAATGAAAAAAATTGA
- the tatA gene encoding twin-arginine translocase TatA/TatE family subunit, which translates to MIGGIGMPELIIILVIILIIFGAGKLPEIGAGLGKGIKNFKKATKEPIDDDKEKEPEKIDKD; encoded by the coding sequence ATGATTGGTGGTATAGGAATGCCGGAGTTAATAATAATTCTGGTGATTATCCTTATTATATTCGGTGCGGGTAAGTTGCCTGAAATCGGTGCCGGTTTAGGAAAGGGCATTAAAAATTTCAAAAAAGCAACAAAAGAACCCATTGATGATGACAAGGAAAAGGAACCTGAAAAAATAGATAAAGATTAA
- a CDS encoding AAA family ATPase has protein sequence MTKHQDARFQGAPKYVLDPELASIVNISMTLEMPLLLKGEPGTGKTMLAHAIADTLDMQLIILNVKSSMKLVEALYQYDTLTRLNDSRFGDSTRDVSNIDEYIKMGKIGQAFCAEKRAVLLIDEIDKADTDFQDDMLDVLDQMQFDIIETDRTISAIHRPVIIITSNAKKDLSDPFLGRCNFHHIAFPEPKMMRKIIQVHFPAIDSKLAENAISAFYGARGIDGIEKKPATRELINWIRALQADPDFKAKDLLKGSMPFLGVMFKKSPDYERVKKITGQSRRF, from the coding sequence ATGACAAAACATCAAGACGCACGGTTCCAAGGGGCCCCAAAATATGTACTTGACCCCGAACTTGCTTCCATTGTCAACATATCCATGACCCTTGAAATGCCCCTGCTCTTAAAAGGGGAGCCCGGTACGGGCAAAACCATGCTGGCCCATGCCATTGCCGACACTCTGGACATGCAGCTGATTATCCTCAACGTTAAATCCAGCATGAAACTTGTGGAGGCTCTCTACCAGTACGATACCCTTACCCGCCTCAATGATTCCCGCTTTGGTGACTCTACCAGGGATGTCAGCAATATTGACGAATATATAAAGATGGGGAAGATCGGGCAGGCATTCTGCGCAGAAAAACGCGCCGTACTCCTCATTGATGAAATTGACAAGGCAGATACGGATTTTCAAGATGATATGCTCGATGTCCTGGACCAAATGCAGTTTGATATTATTGAAACAGACAGAACCATATCCGCCATCCACAGACCTGTGATCATAATAACATCCAATGCAAAAAAAGACTTGTCCGATCCATTTCTCGGGCGGTGCAATTTCCACCACATTGCGTTTCCTGAACCTAAAATGATGCGCAAAATTATCCAGGTCCACTTCCCGGCCATTGATTCAAAACTGGCGGAAAATGCCATCAGTGCATTCTATGGGGCCAGGGGCATTGACGGAATAGAAAAAAAACCTGCCACCCGGGAACTGATCAACTGGATACGGGCCCTTCAGGCAGATCCCGACTTTAAGGCCAAAGACCTTCTCAAAGGCAGCATGCCGTTTTTAGGCGTAATGTTTAAAAAAAGCCCGGACTATGAACGGGTCAAAAAAATAACCGGTCAGTCCAGACGGTTCTAA
- a CDS encoding vWA domain-containing protein, translating to MFLKFFYTLKDVGIPVSPTSFLTLQKALYQGLITSLDDFYTCARAVLVKSERYFDLYDQVFAHHFDGVPLPEDEGFEIDQMARAMLDEWLKDPKRMADALNVDENALKKLNPDELIDYFKKRLQDQDGRHDGGSKWIGTGGISPVGHSGYHPGGMRVGGESRNKSAVKVANERRYKDYSTRGPLTQAKIGEALKRLRNMIPAGPKDVINVDETIRASLRNGGEIELIFDRAMKDRLKIILAIDNGGWSMDPHIQIVQTLFRYAQAQFKEVKTYFFHNTIYDYVWEDPSRYKKPKKIIDFTRLDPETRLIIVGDASMAPYELMAHDGAIHITDRGGIPSIEQLKFLTKTFKNAVWLNPISQIMWGYTHTIMAISQIFPMYELSLDGLERAVTKLMEKA from the coding sequence ATGTTTCTCAAGTTCTTCTATACCTTAAAGGATGTAGGCATACCTGTTTCCCCAACATCTTTTTTGACCCTGCAAAAAGCCCTTTACCAGGGCCTGATAACCAGTCTGGACGATTTTTACACCTGTGCCCGGGCTGTACTGGTGAAAAGCGAGCGGTACTTTGATCTTTATGACCAGGTGTTTGCCCATCACTTTGACGGGGTGCCCCTGCCCGAGGACGAGGGATTTGAAATCGACCAGATGGCACGGGCCATGCTGGATGAATGGCTGAAAGATCCCAAAAGAATGGCCGACGCCCTGAACGTGGATGAAAACGCCTTAAAAAAACTTAACCCCGATGAACTCATAGACTATTTCAAAAAACGGCTCCAAGACCAGGACGGGCGCCATGACGGCGGAAGTAAGTGGATCGGCACCGGCGGCATCTCACCTGTGGGCCATTCCGGGTATCACCCCGGCGGCATGCGTGTGGGAGGTGAATCCCGAAACAAATCTGCGGTTAAAGTAGCCAATGAACGCAGATACAAAGATTACTCCACCCGGGGCCCCCTGACCCAGGCAAAAATCGGCGAGGCGTTGAAGCGGCTGCGCAACATGATTCCGGCAGGCCCCAAGGATGTAATCAATGTTGACGAAACCATCCGGGCGAGCCTTCGCAACGGCGGGGAAATAGAATTAATTTTTGACCGGGCCATGAAGGACAGGCTTAAAATCATCCTCGCCATAGATAACGGCGGGTGGTCCATGGATCCCCATATCCAGATTGTCCAGACCCTGTTCAGATATGCCCAGGCCCAGTTCAAAGAAGTAAAAACTTACTTTTTTCACAACACCATCTATGACTATGTATGGGAAGACCCGTCCCGGTATAAAAAGCCCAAAAAAATAATTGATTTTACTCGACTGGACCCGGAAACCAGACTAATTATCGTTGGGGATGCCAGCATGGCGCCCTATGAACTCATGGCACATGACGGGGCCATCCATATTACGGACCGTGGCGGCATCCCCAGCATTGAGCAGCTCAAATTCCTGACAAAAACGTTTAAAAATGCAGTCTGGCTTAATCCGATATCACAAATCATGTGGGGCTATACCCACACCATCATGGCCATTTCACAAATTTTTCCCATGTATGAATTGTCCCTGGATGGGCTGGAGAGGGCGGTCACAAAACTAATGGAAAAAGCATAA
- a CDS encoding TatD family hydrolase yields the protein MILFDSHCHIDDKCYDNDLAQVMDRSRREGVLAVMVVGIDRATSQKAIDIASRFDHVYTSVGIHPHDAVQCSAQVLNELQQLVLTHDCIKAWGETGLDFNRMFSPQEDQEACFSAQLALAGKLDLPLIFHERDSKGRFYEILKSEGPKSRKGVIHCFSGTKEEMFKYLDLGYYIGITGICTILQRGEYLRSIAHLIPRDRLLIETDAPYLTPKPQKNKHRRNEPAFVRSVMDCLAQVRGEEPDQLAAAVFKNTLDLYNIPADPAWPDK from the coding sequence ATGATTCTTTTTGACTCCCATTGCCATATTGACGATAAATGTTACGATAATGATCTGGCCCAGGTCATGGACAGATCACGCCGGGAAGGGGTGCTGGCGGTGATGGTGGTCGGAATTGACAGGGCCACCTCCCAGAAGGCCATAGATATCGCATCCCGGTTTGATCATGTTTACACGTCTGTGGGGATTCATCCCCATGATGCGGTTCAGTGTTCCGCCCAGGTGCTCAATGAGCTTCAACAACTGGTTCTGACCCATGACTGCATCAAGGCCTGGGGGGAAACAGGACTGGACTTCAACCGCATGTTCTCACCCCAGGAAGACCAGGAAGCCTGCTTTTCGGCCCAACTTGCCCTGGCCGGGAAACTGGACCTGCCACTGATTTTTCATGAACGGGATTCCAAGGGGCGATTTTATGAGATATTGAAATCAGAGGGGCCCAAATCCAGAAAAGGAGTGATTCACTGTTTTTCCGGCACCAAAGAGGAGATGTTTAAATACCTTGATCTTGGGTATTATATCGGCATTACAGGTATTTGTACCATTCTCCAACGGGGTGAGTACCTGCGTAGCATCGCTCATTTAATTCCCCGGGACCGGTTGCTCATCGAGACCGACGCCCCCTATCTGACGCCCAAACCCCAGAAAAACAAACATAGGCGCAATGAACCTGCTTTTGTGCGTTCCGTCATGGACTGCCTTGCCCAGGTACGCGGCGAAGAGCCGGATCAGCTGGCCGCTGCCGTGTTTAAAAATACCTTGGATCTTTACAATATACCGGCAGACCCGGCCTGGCCGGATAAATAG
- the ftsE gene encoding cell division ATP-binding protein FtsE, which yields MRANSGKANIIRLFNVTKRYGGKLALNNITLDIKPGEFIFISGPSGAGKSTLLKVLYLAERVSEGQILIDGMNLARISSTKLPFLRRRFGMVFQDFKLIPSRTVFENVALVLKVAGEKPSFIKKKVMHVLRVTGMEKKANHLPPTLSGGEQQRVAVARAVVGEPSIILADEPTGSLDRKSAQRVLDLLSGYHQNGATILMASHNTEQMDRFSKGRNISIEDGTLKGISTILC from the coding sequence ATGAGGGCGAACAGCGGTAAAGCCAATATTATCAGGCTGTTTAATGTAACCAAGCGTTATGGCGGCAAGCTGGCTCTAAATAACATCACCCTGGATATCAAGCCTGGTGAGTTCATTTTTATTTCCGGGCCTTCCGGGGCCGGCAAATCCACCTTACTCAAGGTTTTATATCTGGCCGAACGGGTGTCCGAAGGACAAATTCTCATTGACGGCATGAATCTGGCGCGCATTTCATCCACAAAATTGCCTTTTTTACGGCGTCGTTTCGGCATGGTGTTCCAGGATTTCAAGCTGATCCCCAGTCGCACGGTGTTTGAAAATGTCGCCCTGGTGCTCAAGGTTGCCGGAGAAAAACCGTCCTTCATAAAAAAAAAGGTGATGCACGTGCTCAGGGTCACGGGCATGGAAAAAAAGGCCAATCACCTGCCGCCGACCCTGTCGGGCGGAGAGCAACAGCGAGTTGCCGTGGCAAGGGCAGTGGTGGGAGAACCCTCCATTATCCTTGCAGATGAACCCACGGGCAGCCTGGACAGAAAATCTGCCCAGCGTGTGCTTGATCTGCTTTCAGGGTATCATCAAAATGGGGCCACCATTCTCATGGCCAGCCACAACACAGAGCAGATGGACCGTTTCAGTAAGGGAAGAAATATCTCCATAGAAGACGGGACGCTTAAAGGAATATCAACCATTCTATGCTAA
- the ftsX gene encoding permease-like cell division protein FtsX, giving the protein MMRFPSKALTDIRSNRFLNIITIITIALSILLVSVFMLFFENASRVLSAWNQGGRAMVYLSESFTPAMLPNVKEQLMSMGGIEEMVFIPKTQALERLKKEMGSRTQFLSTLQENPLPDAIEITMIAHSNFDQIQKSADRIEALDIVDTVEYGQGWLGRFFKLFNLFKMTGYTMSGLFLMIALFITANTVRLAFYARQTEIEIMRLVGATDGFIKTPFYIEGLFQGFLGGILGIIILLSGYLTIASGISQNLGAYVYLDIHFLSWPAMAIILFSSTFLGWFGCFISLKQILK; this is encoded by the coding sequence ATGATGCGATTTCCAAGTAAAGCCTTGACAGATATCCGGTCTAATCGATTTTTAAATATCATTACCATCATCACCATCGCCCTTTCCATCCTTCTGGTATCAGTTTTCATGCTTTTTTTTGAAAACGCAAGCCGGGTCCTTTCTGCCTGGAATCAGGGCGGACGGGCCATGGTTTACTTAAGTGAATCTTTCACGCCTGCCATGCTGCCTAATGTAAAAGAACAGCTTATGTCCATGGGCGGTATCGAAGAAATGGTATTTATACCCAAAACCCAGGCTCTGGAACGGTTGAAAAAAGAGATGGGTTCCAGAACCCAGTTTCTATCGACCCTCCAGGAGAATCCCCTTCCTGACGCCATTGAAATCACCATGATCGCCCATTCAAACTTTGATCAGATCCAAAAGTCAGCCGACCGGATTGAGGCCTTAGACATTGTAGATACCGTAGAGTATGGACAGGGATGGTTAGGCCGCTTTTTCAAGCTGTTCAATCTTTTCAAAATGACGGGGTATACCATGAGCGGTCTGTTTTTAATGATTGCCCTGTTCATCACGGCCAACACCGTACGTCTGGCCTTTTATGCCAGGCAGACTGAAATAGAAATCATGCGTCTGGTGGGGGCCACAGACGGGTTCATCAAAACACCTTTTTATATTGAAGGGCTCTTCCAGGGATTTCTAGGCGGAATTTTAGGTATCATCATTCTTCTATCAGGCTATCTGACAATAGCTTCCGGCATTTCCCAGAACCTGGGTGCCTATGTTTATCTGGACATTCATTTTCTTTCCTGGCCGGCCATGGCGATCATTTTATTTTCCAGTACCTTTTTAGGTTGGTTCGGATGTTTCATTTCACTCAAGCAGATTTTAAAATAA
- a CDS encoding peptidoglycan DD-metalloendopeptidase family protein: MFHFTQADFKIRPFIFACITTVAVIWGLADLCYAQVLYKGKINAAKLNVRAAPDNISSVVVVLNKGERVDVLEMKDGIGGWLMIEYQGILGYIKNRSRYILLKPVSSRPKQNPAPPEPPPPTPAKVIKKKPASQKTSEANKTRQAVIARQIREENRKVKEFSQQEMQILDGLNEIDKALNSARLTARKLKRDATIISQEIEKTQARIADLNKSMKATRGYAGERLNALFRMHMMGRLEMAGPPSSLFDFVITQNALKKVVESDFYLLNKQAGNMKELKGLELDLNNQHKLKSGLQEQLTYEIKIRKKEARKKEEILKEIRRRKSLSMAAKNSLEVSSWALNQTISAIAPPAGSLRVKTSFAKQKGRLQPPINGKIISSFGTKRKGDYNAFTFQSGIDIKAERGTPVKNVFSGEVMFAQWLKGYGNLMIINHGNNYYTLYAHVEELYKKKGERVNTGEIIGTAGDTGSIKGPCLHFEVRHHGKPVDPLKWLKKGA, encoded by the coding sequence ATGTTTCATTTCACTCAAGCAGATTTTAAAATAAGGCCTTTTATTTTTGCCTGTATTACGACTGTTGCCGTTATTTGGGGCCTGGCAGACCTGTGTTACGCACAGGTTCTGTATAAGGGCAAAATCAATGCAGCCAAACTCAATGTCCGCGCAGCTCCCGATAACATCTCCTCAGTGGTGGTGGTTCTCAATAAAGGCGAACGGGTTGATGTTCTGGAGATGAAAGATGGTATCGGCGGCTGGCTGATGATAGAATACCAAGGCATACTGGGATATATCAAAAACCGCAGCCGCTATATTCTTTTAAAACCGGTATCTTCGCGCCCGAAACAAAACCCCGCGCCACCTGAGCCGCCACCCCCAACACCGGCCAAAGTCATAAAGAAAAAGCCTGCATCCCAAAAAACTTCCGAGGCAAACAAAACCAGACAAGCGGTCATTGCACGGCAGATCCGGGAAGAGAACCGGAAAGTCAAAGAATTCTCCCAGCAGGAGATGCAGATTCTTGACGGACTTAACGAAATTGATAAGGCCCTGAACAGTGCCCGGCTGACAGCCCGAAAATTAAAGCGCGATGCCACTATCATTTCCCAGGAAATTGAAAAGACACAAGCGCGTATTGCAGACCTTAACAAATCAATGAAAGCCACACGGGGGTATGCCGGAGAACGTTTGAATGCTCTTTTCCGCATGCACATGATGGGCCGTCTGGAAATGGCCGGTCCCCCGTCGTCTTTATTTGACTTTGTCATCACCCAGAATGCGCTTAAAAAAGTCGTAGAATCAGATTTTTACCTGCTGAATAAACAGGCTGGGAATATGAAGGAACTTAAAGGTCTTGAACTGGATCTGAACAATCAGCACAAGCTGAAATCAGGTCTGCAGGAACAATTGACTTATGAGATTAAAATCCGAAAAAAAGAAGCCCGTAAAAAGGAAGAAATCCTTAAAGAGATCAGACGCCGCAAAAGCCTGTCCATGGCCGCAAAGAACTCCCTTGAAGTATCGTCCTGGGCCCTGAACCAGACCATATCCGCCATCGCACCTCCGGCCGGTTCCTTACGTGTGAAAACATCCTTTGCAAAACAGAAAGGCAGACTGCAGCCTCCGATAAATGGTAAAATCATTTCAAGTTTCGGCACCAAACGCAAAGGTGATTACAACGCCTTCACATTTCAAAGCGGAATTGATATAAAGGCGGAACGGGGTACGCCCGTAAAAAACGTTTTCAGCGGAGAGGTCATGTTTGCCCAGTGGCTGAAGGGCTACGGCAACCTGATGATCATCAACCACGGAAACAATTATTATACCCTTTACGCCCATGTGGAAGAGCTGTACAAAAAAAAAGGCGAGCGGGTGAACACTGGAGAAATCATTGGCACGGCAGGAGATACCGGCTCCATCAAGGGACCGTGCCTTCATTTTGAGGTCCGTCACCACGGAAAACCCGTCGATCCCCTCAAATGGCTGAAAAAAGGAGCATGA